The sequence below is a genomic window from Rhizobium gallicum bv. gallicum R602sp.
GTGGCCCGTGGCCCAGCGGCTGGCATGCACCACGCCGAGCGCGCCGTTGGCGAAATCGAGCGACATCGTGAAGCTGTCGTTCGCATCCAGAAGATATTCGCCGATCTGGCCGCCCGGTACCTTATTGAAGGTCTTCAGCCGGGCAAAGACGTGATCGATATCGGTCGCTGCACCATAAGCGGCAAAATCGAGGATGTGGATGCCGACGTCGCCGAGCACACCGGTCGACCCGTGGCCGGTCGAAAGACGCCAGAGCCAAGTCGATTCCGTGCGCCAGTCGCCCCAGGCGCGCGACACGAGCCAGCTCTGCAAATAGGATGCTTCCACATGCTTGATGGTGCCGAGCTCGCCGGCGAGCACCATCTCGCGGGCGCGCTGCAGCGGCGCGACGTTGCGGTAGGTGAGGTTCACCATGTTGACGACGCCTGCCGTTTCAGCTGCTTCCGTCATCTCCAGAGCCTTCGGATAGTTTTCCGCCAGCGGCTTCTCGCAGAGCACATGCTTGCCGGCAGCAATCAGCGCCATGGTCGTCGGGTGATGGATGCGGTCCGGCGTGACGTTTGTCGCGGCGTCGAAATCACCCCAGGCTATGGCATCGTCCAACGTCAGGAAACGTTTTTCGATGCCGAATTCATCGGCGAAGAGCTTCAGGCGATCGCGATCGGTATCGACCGCGCCGACGACCTCGACACCATCCATATGCGCGAAATGGCGCAACTGGTTCTTCGCCATCACGCCCGTACCAAGAACGAGTAGTCGCATGGATACTCCTCAGCAGTGAGCGGCTGGCCGTCCGGTATAGTTTCGTGCCGCGCTCTTCAATCGGCTCCAGTGCCTTCCTACCGGCTCATTTGGGGCATCCGCGATGCTCGTCAACGCAGGCGGCACGCAAACCGCTTGGCGCTGCACTTGCAAAGCGCGGCAACTAACGGAGAAAACCGAGAAAAATCAATGAGAAATGGATTTCGAAAAGAGGTTGACGACCAGAACGCCGGTAATGATCAACCCGAGCCCGATCACCGCGGGAAGATCGAGGCGCTGCTTAAAATAGACAAACCCCACGACCGAAATCAGCACTATTCCCAAAGCGCTCCAGATCGCATAGGCAATGCCGACCGGGATCACCTTCAAAGTGAGCGACAGGACGTAGAAGGCAGCCGTGTAACAGACGACGAGAAGTACGCTCGGCCAGAAACGCGTGAGCTGCTGCGAGAGCTGCAGGGCGGTCGTGCCGATCACTTCCAGGATGATTGCGGCAAAAAGCAGCGCGTAGACGGCAGCCGGGCTCATGGTTCTGTCCTTCGAAAATAATTAGCGCGCTGTGAGTTCGGTAAGTCGGGCAACCAGCGCGCTGCGTTCGGCAGGACTGATCAGGTTGCTTTCCGTCGCGTCGGCAAGCCAGAGACCGTCCGCAGCAAAGCGCACGATCTGAGCGTCGATCGACGAATCGGTGCCGACGTATTCATCCGCCCGCTCCCGCACCCATTCCCGCCAACGCTGGCGCAGTCGCGGCTCAGCCAGCATTGCAATCGTCACCTGCGTCCAGTGACGGGAGTCATCCGTCCTTTTGCTGATGTCGGCGCAAACGAAAAGATAGGCGCGCGTGAAGCGCCCTTGCGGTACCGGATCGGCGCGCATCAGTTCATCGAGTTCCTGATCGAAGCGCTCGAGCAGACTGTCGAACAACGCATCCAGCAGCGCGTTCTTGGTCGGGAAATGGTGCAGCAAACCGCCCTTGCTGATGCCGGATGCGCCGGAGACGGCATCAAGCGTCACCGACGCCATGCCCTGCTCCGTCGCAAGGCGTGCGGCGACATCCAGCAATTGCCGGCGCACGAGAACAGGCTGTTTCTTGCGATGATGAGCGGTTGACATGTTCCATAAAAATACCGTCTGGACGGTTTTGTCAATCAGAATCTGCAGCCACGCTCTGCCTCAGGCATCCCTGGGCGAAATGCCGCGGCGCCTCGCAACCGGTTGCGAATAGCGCAGCAGCAGTGCATTAAGAGTGCATTTCAGGGGGATTGGATTTTGACGGAAGAGGTTATCACGCTTTATCGGGCGATCGGCGGCGACCTCACGGTGCGGGCGCTGACGCAGCGTTTCTACGAACTAATGGACACGCTGCCGGAGGCACGGCGTGTCCGCGCGGTCCATCCGCCGAGTCTTAAAGGTAGCGAGGAGAAATTCTACGAATATCTGACCGGCTACCTCGGCGGCCCGCCGCTCTATACTGACAAACGCGGCCATCCACGGCTTCGCAGCCGCCATTTCGTCGCCGCGATCGGCCCGGTCGAGCGTGACGAATGGCTGTTCTGCTTCCGGCGCGCAATGGACGAGACGATCGCCAACGAGAAGCTGCGTGAGATCATCTGGCCGCCGATCGAACGGCTGGCGTTTCATATGCAGAACAGGGAGCAAGATCAGCCATGATCTCGAACACGCGTGCCGCACCGCTTTTCTTCGTCTTTGCCGGTCTCTTCGGCACGGCAGGCGTGGCACTTGCCGCCCTCGCGGCCCACGGTGGTGGTGAAGCCGCGCTCGCTGCCTCCGCCTCTGCGATGTGCCTGGCACATGCCCCTGCCCTATTAGGTCTTGCAGTTGGCATTAAGGAGATTCAAACCGCCCGGCTGGCCGGTTTTCTGATCATTGTTGGCACACTGCTCTTTGCGGCGATCTCGTGATGCTGCGCCTTGCGGGGATCGGGCTCTTTCCCTTTGCCGCACCGACTGGCGGCTGGGCGATGATGCTCGGCTGGCTGGCGATCGCAGCCGGCGGCTTGATGCACACCAAGCGATAAGCTTAGCGCTGCGGCACCCGGCCGAAGCGCAGCAGGTTGCCGTGCGGATCATGGATGTAGAATTCCTCCATGTTCCAGGGCCGCACTTGCATATCCGTCAGACGCCTGACGCCCTTCGCGCGATATTCCGCATGGAGCGCCCCAATGCCCCCGCCACGCAGGTAGATCGACGTCTTCTCCGGCAGGCTGGCATCGTCGGTGCGCCAGAAATGCAGCTCCATCTCATCGCGCCTGACGATCAGATAGTCAGGCGTTTGGTGCACGATCTGCGCAAAGCCGAGTTCGTCGCGATAAAAGGCAAGCGTCGCGGCGATATCGAGCGACGGCAGGACCGGCAGAACTTCGGTACGGTCCGGATCGCCGCTCATATGCCTTCCACGACGTTGAAACCTTCGAATACCGGCGGCCCCTTGTACATGATCTTATGGTCACCCGCATTGCGGTGCGCCGCGCGGAAGTTCTCGGATTTCGTCCAGTTCTGGAAATCCTCTTCGCTCTGCCAGACCGTGTGCGACGAGAACAGTGTATAGCCCTCCTCCGCATCCGTCTTGCCGCGCAGCAGACGGAACTCGACGAAGCCGGGCACCTGCGCCAGACTGGAGTCGCGGTTGCGCCAGACATTTTCGAAATCTGCCTCGGCGCCGGTTGCGACCTTGAAGCGGTTCATCGCAATATACATCGGGAGCTCCTCACACCTTCGTGCCGTCCACGCGGGCCTGCGGGAAGAAAACGACATTATTGCCGTTTGCCGCCTCGCGGCCAAGAGCTGCATCGGTCTTTTCTCCCGGCATGCGCGCTTCCCAGACGGGAAACTCCGTCACGTTCGCATAAAGCTGCTGGCGCTCGGCATGTTTCACCAAGAGATCGTAGAGCTCGGGCACGAGGCCGTCGCCATTTTGCGCGGCGAGCTTATGCAGGCC
It includes:
- a CDS encoding Gfo/Idh/MocA family protein, which gives rise to MRLLVLGTGVMAKNQLRHFAHMDGVEVVGAVDTDRDRLKLFADEFGIEKRFLTLDDAIAWGDFDAATNVTPDRIHHPTTMALIAAGKHVLCEKPLAENYPKALEMTEAAETAGVVNMVNLTYRNVAPLQRAREMVLAGELGTIKHVEASYLQSWLVSRAWGDWRTESTWLWRLSTGHGSTGVLGDVGIHILDFAAYGAATDIDHVFARLKTFNKVPGGQIGEYLLDANDSFTMSLDFANGALGVVHASRWATGHLNELKLRIYGERGSLEVSHRPSGSDLRGCLGENVESATWREIEAAPVSTNYQRFADAVMSGLQPDPNFRHAANLQKVIDLAMITERERRELKV
- a CDS encoding SMR family transporter yields the protein MSPAAVYALLFAAIILEVIGTTALQLSQQLTRFWPSVLLVVCYTAAFYVLSLTLKVIPVGIAYAIWSALGIVLISVVGFVYFKQRLDLPAVIGLGLIITGVLVVNLFSKSISH
- a CDS encoding TetR/AcrR family transcriptional regulator translates to MSTAHHRKKQPVLVRRQLLDVAARLATEQGMASVTLDAVSGASGISKGGLLHHFPTKNALLDALFDSLLERFDQELDELMRADPVPQGRFTRAYLFVCADISKRTDDSRHWTQVTIAMLAEPRLRQRWREWVRERADEYVGTDSSIDAQIVRFAADGLWLADATESNLISPAERSALVARLTELTAR
- a CDS encoding group II truncated hemoglobin — encoded protein: MTEEVITLYRAIGGDLTVRALTQRFYELMDTLPEARRVRAVHPPSLKGSEEKFYEYLTGYLGGPPLYTDKRGHPRLRSRHFVAAIGPVERDEWLFCFRRAMDETIANEKLREIIWPPIERLAFHMQNREQDQP
- a CDS encoding bleomycin resistance protein, whose product is MSGDPDRTEVLPVLPSLDIAATLAFYRDELGFAQIVHQTPDYLIVRRDEMELHFWRTDDASLPEKTSIYLRGGGIGALHAEYRAKGVRRLTDMQVRPWNMEEFYIHDPHGNLLRFGRVPQR
- a CDS encoding antibiotic biosynthesis monooxygenase family protein — encoded protein: MYIAMNRFKVATGAEADFENVWRNRDSSLAQVPGFVEFRLLRGKTDAEEGYTLFSSHTVWQSEEDFQNWTKSENFRAAHRNAGDHKIMYKGPPVFEGFNVVEGI